A genomic segment from Asterias amurensis chromosome 6, ASM3211899v1 encodes:
- the LOC139938900 gene encoding uncharacterized protein, with the protein MRRTTSDQPPPSPTDSSPPPSPTDPQKELPDWFELRPFQYDGRVFITALPGMFLALALSGELLLGVVVIGGLLIHFMHSGGAKRRAVLVYLCVFIAAQMTIIYSALPLLWESFYNIITILLLNMSIVMTGGWILVHFEEFLKEEPTLAEALEMSLFTIFPSVSVAVTCCMLTMLASPSYIPYSVIIHGFLILRLFVTPTSPSFRKPNYKSFTSSGAFVLGHVEVSLLLILYVSTPAEVFIFMNILNLFELISVLRLLFLIFTPCFLMTLLELRAWTEGYGIHYKYIIMIRWISGITALLLGSILMKYTHVSFMVDWLSVTVLTNVLLGWTASQKGHVQQMFKLIFGVAVGLIYTLAVYYSIPRHLELQDLDLTWITYGLISIAVLSVACFLVSSSQNQKLSSALLIAFMGGLVYAESLLYQHQLYSSFLLLCTSVCSVYLFVRLLSAGVVTWYCAWIGSALHAFKAPYLVEVLAGVNQSPITGSFSIVALTLTVTKLFCFEQQGDLSIRAASMYILSVTVGIILSYHSLLQPLCYILYDSTPTSLQAACFVNIISTLLSLKITTQHLRHLPSARKINILWIMTTCLIFVIQPSSSVSQYNLSSWLTITACTLGSAIFLRIASFQLGPFLVFILSCIFGLASGLKVSLMLCTTASNLTILQYTLSCTACSFVMLTLLINFQSSRPLQKQFILKPSVCFLAIVALMTYITEANQALKDNGKDLKMPCLQLYCIISMLLVFALRAHCFFIKKRDPFGSSPNQEALICNLLTISAYLLACMNCPIEQWEIWNSVSSLILLSLQRDPTVFVNLTTRSTSGVVVGVSLLNVFSAAVMQSDLWQVGVGFVAILEIGLFLLTFPVLSTFVQYQLINDHNIKVQLLVFLTPLNVLFFLVGSSYTSWLLAGIGLSAGFGMISTKFSFTEGI; encoded by the coding sequence ATGAGACGAACTACAAGTGATCAGCCTCCTCCGTCACCCACCGACTCTAGCCCACCTCCTTCTCCAACCGACCCTCAAAAGGAACTCCCTGATTGGTTTGAACTCCGACCTTTCCAGTACGATGGCCGTGTCTTCATCACAGCTTTACCTGGCATGTTCCTTGCTTTGGCCCTATCTGGAGAACTACTCCTCGGTGTTGTGGTCATAGGAGGGCTTCTGATCCATTTCATGCATAGTGGAGGAGCAAAACGGAGAGCTGTTCTGGTGTATCTGTGCGTCTTTATTGCAGCCCAAATGACCATCATCTACTCTGCTTTGCCGCTTCTTTGGGAGTCCTTCTACAACATCATTACCATCCTCTTGCTGAATATGTCCATAGTGATGACAGGTGGGTGGATTCTGGTCCACTTTGAGGAGTTCCTGAAAGAAGAGCCCACTCTCGCTGAGGCATTAGAGATGTCTTTGTTCACCATCTTCCCCAGTGTTTCTGTCGCAGTAACCTGTTGCATGTTGACGATGCTGGCCTCTCCAAGTTATATTCCCTACAGCGTCATTATTCATGGATTCCTCATACTAAGACTATTTGTTACGCCGACATCACCTTCATTTCGTAAGCCCAATTATAAATCATTTACCAGTTCAGGGGCTTTTGTTCTAGGTCATGTCGAAGTTTCtctacttttaattttatatGTTTCAACTCCTGCAGAGGTATTTATTTTCATGaatattttgaatttatttgagTTGATAAGTGTATTGAGACTATTGTTCTTGATTTTtacaccatgttttttaatgaCATTACTGGAACTGAGAGCATGGACTGAAGGTTATGGGATTCATTATAAATACATCATCATGATTCGATGGATTTCAGGTATAACAGCACTTCTTCTTGGGTCAATACTCATGAAATACACACATGTTTCATTCATGGTTGACTGGTTATCGGTCACAGTACTAACCAATGTGCTTCTTGGTTGGACAGCATCACAAAAAGGGCACGTGCAGCAAATGTTCAAGTTGATATTTGGTGTTGCTGTTGGTCTTATCTACACACTGGCTGTGTATTACAGTATCCCAAGACATTTAGAGCTTCAAGACTTGGACCTCACATGGATCACTTATGGTCTCATCTCTATCGCAGTCCTGTCCGTTGCTTGTTTCTTGGTATCCAGCTCACAAAACCAGAAACTCTCATCGGCTCTGCTCATTGCTTTCATGGGAGGGCTGGTTTACGCTGAATCACTATTGTACCAGCACCAACTATACTCGTCCTTTTTATTACTGTGTACAAGTGTCTGTAGTGTTTACCTTTTTGTCAGGTTGCTGTCAGCCGGTGTTGTTACCTGGTATTGTGCTTGGATAGGGTCAGCGCTACACGCCTTTAAGGCTCCATACTTAGTGGAAGTTTTAGCCGGGGTCAATCAGTCTCCTATAACTGGCTCATTCAGCATAGTAGCTCTTACGTTGACGGTAACCAAGTTGTTTTGCTTTGAACAGCAGGGTGATCTTTCAATCAGGGCTGCGTCTATGTACATCTTATCTGTCACAGTCGGCATAATACTTTCTTATCACAGTCTACTGCAACCGCTGTGTTACATTCTTTATGACAGCACCCCTACATCACTGCAGGCAGCATGCTTTGTAAACATCATCTCAACCTTACTAAGCCTGAAGATAACTACCCAACATTTACGTCATCTTCCCTCTGCTCGTAAAATCAACATTCTGTGGATTATGACAACTTGTCTAATATTTGTGATTCAGCCATCAAGTTCAGTTTCACAGTACAATTTGAGTAGCTGGCTGACCATTACTGCCTGTACTCTGGGTTCAGCAATCTTCCTTAGAATAGCATCTTTTCAGCTTGGTCCATTCTTGGTCTTTATACTCTCATGTATCTTTGGACTTGCATCTGGATTAAAAGTCTCTCTGATGCTCTGTACAACTGCTTCCAATTTAACAATTTTACAGTATACTCTTTCTTGTACAGCGTGTTCTTTTGTTATGCTCACCCTTTTGATAAACTTTCAATCAAGTAGGCCTCTTCAGAAGCAGTTCATCTTGAAGCCCTCTGTGTGTTTTCTTGCAATTGTTGCCCTAATGACTTATATTACAGAGGCAAATCAAGCACTGAAAGACAACGGCAAAGATTTGAAAATGCCTTGTTTGCAACTGTACTGCATAATCAGCATGCTTCTTGTGTTTGCTCTACGTGCCCACTGTTTCTTCATAAAGAAGAGAGATCCATTCGGGTCTTCACCAAACCAAGAAGCACTTATTTGCAACTTGTTAACCATCTCAGCTTACCTTCTTGCCTGCATGAATTGCCCAATTGAGCAGTGGGAAATCTGGAATTCAGTCTCATCGCTGATTTTGTTGAGCCTACAAAGAGATCCAACTGTCTTTGTGAATCTAACCACCAGAAGTACAAGTGGGGTTGTTGTTGGGGTAAGTTTACTCAACGTATTCTCAGCAGCAGTGATGCAAAGTGATCTCTGGCAAGTGGGAGTGGGATTTGTGGCCATTTTGGAAATTGGATTATTTCTCCTAACCTTTCCAGTTTTGTCTACATTTGTACAGTACCAGCTGATCAATGATCACAACATAAAAGTCCAACTCTTGGTTTTCTTAACTCCCTTGAATGTACTCTTTTTTCTTGTTGGAAGTTCCTACACAAGTTGGCTGCTCGCTGGCATAGGGCTTAGTGCAGGATTTGGGATGATTTCGACAAAGTTCTCCTTCACGGAAGGAATATGA
- the LOC139938901 gene encoding uncharacterized protein isoform X2: MEQRCHVGYSDAGISKKESVSDCVSSVCQNGGTCYNVGTSVDDEFCDCEWPFIGQFCEETVSDCASSVCLNGGTCYNIGTSVDEEFCDCEWPFSGEFCETSISGVDCLSTVCQNGGSCHNIGMSIPNEICYCPLPFTGEFCETSIDVCAGNPCGNGGSCTASRPSADTFYCSCFSGWTGIFCEINVVDVCASYLCQNGGICFTTATGTPSCSCMSGWTGILCETSTDLCASNPCGIGGSCFTTADTLYCGCFSGWTGTYCEINDAGIGCRSDVCQNGGTCYDVGENSGTYCVCPWMYTGGFCEMATNADIYCSSGPCENGGTCIPDEDSGYLCACSAGFTGNLCRESSDGEGCSSSVCENGGTCYFIGAEDNTYCLCPWLYTGDACETTIEMYNCDTNNPCDNGGSCYPTGATYVCVCTQEWTGDDCQVNYDTITCAMSPPCGPDGNGACEVTNGATQCMCYNGWAGADCETEVVSGGTTGESSSIPIIAGAAGGFIVLLLIVGFIVCCVVSSRNKQRRNAAAGPHPYPMNVQLGPQGPPKFIDSNPPPYNGYVAPPDSVYYSSANPPEYQVSLAPVSKSQGRPGHTAPKQAANMAPKQPSSMAPKQPSNMAPKQPSNMAPKQPANMAPKQPSNMAQKQPSNMAPKQPSKMAPKPAAIARSPKEGYAYDNNIYEEIPEPAAMEDGEAYLVPSAQDVNQNKNSREYMEVIS; the protein is encoded by the exons ATGGAGCAAAGATGTCATGTGGGTTATTCGGATGCCGGAATATCCAAGAAAGAGTCAG TTTCTGATTGCGTAAGTTCTGTATGTCAGAATGGTGGCACATGCTACAACGTTGGGACGTCCGTTGATGATGAATTTTGTGACTGTGAGTGGCCGTTCATTGGTCAATTTTGCGAAGAAACAG TTTCTGATTGCGCAAGTTCTGTATGTTTGAATGGTGGAACATGCTACAACATTGGAACGTCCGTTGATGAGGAATTTTGTGACTGTGAGTGGCCGTTTAGTGGAGAATTCTGCGAAACATCGA TTTCTGGGGTCGACTGCCTAAGCACTGTGTGTCAGAATGGTGGAAGTTGCCACAACATTGGCATGTCTATTCCTAATGAAATTTGTTATTGCCCGTTGCCGTTCACCGGAGAATTCTGCGAAACATCGA TTGATGTCTGTGCAGGCAACCCATGTGGGAACGGAGGATCTTGTACCGCAAGTAGGCCTAGTGCTGATACTTTTTATTGCAGTTGTTTTTCTGGCTGGACGGgcattttttgtgaaatcaacg TTGTTGACGTCTGTGCAAGCTACCTGTGTCAGAACGGAGGAATCTGTTTCACAACAGCTACTGGTACTCCTAGTTGTAGTTGTATGTCAGGCTGGACGGGCATTCTTTGTGAAACAAGCA CTGACCTCTGTGCGAGCAACCCATGTGGGATCGGAGGATCCTGTTTCACAACTGCTGATACTCTTTATTGCGGTTGTTTTTCTGGGTGGACGGGCACctattgtgaaatcaacg ACGCTGGAATTGGTTGTAGAAGCGACGTTTGTCAAAATGGCGGCACTTGTTATGACGTAGGTGAGAATAGTGGTACGTACTGCGTCTGCCCTTGGATGTACACAGGTGGATTCTGCGAAATGG CTACCAATGCTGACATTTATTGTTCTAGCGGCCCATGTGAGAATGGTGGTACCTGCATTCCCGATGAAGACTCGGGTTATTTATGTGCATGTTCAGCTGGGTTTACGGGGAACCTGTGCCGAGAAAGCA GCGATGGTGAAGGCTGCAGTAGTAGCGTTTGTGAGAATGGTGGCACGTGCTACTTCATTGGTGCAGAGGATAATACATACTGTCTCTGCCCGTGGTTATATACTGGCGATGCCTGTGAAACTA CCATTGAAATGTACAACTGTGACACCAACAATCCTTGTGACAATGGAGGATCATGCTACCCGACGGGCGCCACCTACGTCTGTGTCTGTACACAAGAATGGACAGGCGACGACTGCCAAGTTAACT ACGACACTATAACATGTGCAATGTCGCCACCTTGTGGTCCAGATGGGAATGGTGCTTGTGAGGTAACCAATGGAGCAACTCAATGTATGTGTTATAATGGATGGGCGGGAGCAGACTGTGAAACCGAGGTGGTGTCTGGTGGGACTACTGGCGAGTCGTCAAGCATTC cAATCATTGCAGGTGCTGCAGGAGGATTCATAGTTCTTCTTCTGATAGTTGGTTTTATCGTCTGCTGTGTAGTGTCATCAAGAAATAAACAGCGCAG AAATGCAGCCGCTGGGCCTCATCCCTACCCAATGAACGTACAACTAGGACCACAAGGCCCGCCAAAGTTCATTGACTCAAACCCACCGCCATATAATGGTTATGTGGCACCCCCTGATTCTGTGTATTATTCATCTGCAAACCCCCCTGAGTATCAAGTATCATTAGCTCCTgtttcaaaatcacaagggcGTCCAGGCCATACGGCCCCGAAACAAGCAGCAAACATGGCCCCGAAACAACCATCCAGTATGGCCCCGAAACAACCATCCAATATGGCCCCGAAACAACCATCCAATATGGCCCCCAAACAACCAGCCAATATGGCCCCAAAACAACCATCCAATATGGCCCAGAAACAACCATCCAATATGGCTCCGAAACAACCATCCAAAATGGCCCCGAAACCGGCAGCCATTGCGAGGTCTCCAAAGGAAGGATACGCATATGACAATAATATCTACGAAGAGATTCCCGAACCTGCTGCAATGGAGGACGGCGAGGCTTACTTGGTGCCCTCCGCTCAAGACGTCAACCAGAACAAAAATAGTCGTGAATACATGGAGGTCATTTCCTAG
- the LOC139939079 gene encoding uncharacterized protein — translation MRTLTAVLLLSSIGSIMGIRCYLCTLGVASSVVDSQQCDDPFNAPSSSTENGTTSSGVLDVDCSTVSPIYDVCAKTIGRINGVYTVARTCYSSFDCLSEDGCVSGQGNTVCCCGTDGCNGAGSVAVNIAATIFLAAATVMFTL, via the exons ATGAGGACTTTGACTGCTGTACTCCTTCTTTCTTCCATTG GGAGTATTATGGGTATCAGGTGCTATCTTTGCACCCTCGGAGTCGCTAGTTCGGTAGTCGATAGCCAACAGTGTGATGACCCGTTCAATGCACCGTCTTCTTCCACTGAGAATGGGACAACCAGCTCCGGGGTGCTTGACGTAGACTGTAGCACTGTCTCACCCATTTACGACGTCTGCGCT AAAACAATCGGCAGAATTAATGGCGTCTACACTGTAGCCAGAACGTGTTACTCAAGCTTTGATTGCCTATCCGAGGATGGGTGCGTTTCTGGACAGGGAAACACTGTGTGTTGCTGTGGTACAGATGGCTGTAACGGTGCTGGTAGCGTAGCTGTCAACATTGCCGCCACTATCTTCTTGGCTGCAGCAACAGTGATGTTCACTCTGTAA
- the LOC139938901 gene encoding uncharacterized protein isoform X1 yields the protein MMKTLRDPLILWMMVAIQSVRIRCQAGGSMGSSPSTDVSSGMGVSDCVSSVCQNGGTCYNVGTSVDDEFCDCEWPFIGQFCEETVSDCASSVCLNGGTCYNIGTSVDEEFCDCEWPFSGEFCETSISGVDCLSTVCQNGGSCHNIGMSIPNEICYCPLPFTGEFCETSIDVCAGNPCGNGGSCTASRPSADTFYCSCFSGWTGIFCEINVVDVCASYLCQNGGICFTTATGTPSCSCMSGWTGILCETSTDLCASNPCGIGGSCFTTADTLYCGCFSGWTGTYCEINDAGIGCRSDVCQNGGTCYDVGENSGTYCVCPWMYTGGFCEMATNADIYCSSGPCENGGTCIPDEDSGYLCACSAGFTGNLCRESSDGEGCSSSVCENGGTCYFIGAEDNTYCLCPWLYTGDACETTIEMYNCDTNNPCDNGGSCYPTGATYVCVCTQEWTGDDCQVNYDTITCAMSPPCGPDGNGACEVTNGATQCMCYNGWAGADCETEVVSGGTTGESSSIPIIAGAAGGFIVLLLIVGFIVCCVVSSRNKQRRNAAAGPHPYPMNVQLGPQGPPKFIDSNPPPYNGYVAPPDSVYYSSANPPEYQVSLAPVSKSQGRPGHTAPKQAANMAPKQPSSMAPKQPSNMAPKQPSNMAPKQPANMAPKQPSNMAQKQPSNMAPKQPSKMAPKPAAIARSPKEGYAYDNNIYEEIPEPAAMEDGEAYLVPSAQDVNQNKNSREYMEVIS from the exons ATGATGAAAACTCTACGGGATCCACTGATTCTGTGGATGATGGTTGCGATACAGTCAGTGAGGATTCGATGTCAGGCGGGTGGTTCAATGGGATCGAGTCCATCGACAGACGTCAGTAGTGGTATGGGAG TTTCTGATTGCGTAAGTTCTGTATGTCAGAATGGTGGCACATGCTACAACGTTGGGACGTCCGTTGATGATGAATTTTGTGACTGTGAGTGGCCGTTCATTGGTCAATTTTGCGAAGAAACAG TTTCTGATTGCGCAAGTTCTGTATGTTTGAATGGTGGAACATGCTACAACATTGGAACGTCCGTTGATGAGGAATTTTGTGACTGTGAGTGGCCGTTTAGTGGAGAATTCTGCGAAACATCGA TTTCTGGGGTCGACTGCCTAAGCACTGTGTGTCAGAATGGTGGAAGTTGCCACAACATTGGCATGTCTATTCCTAATGAAATTTGTTATTGCCCGTTGCCGTTCACCGGAGAATTCTGCGAAACATCGA TTGATGTCTGTGCAGGCAACCCATGTGGGAACGGAGGATCTTGTACCGCAAGTAGGCCTAGTGCTGATACTTTTTATTGCAGTTGTTTTTCTGGCTGGACGGgcattttttgtgaaatcaacg TTGTTGACGTCTGTGCAAGCTACCTGTGTCAGAACGGAGGAATCTGTTTCACAACAGCTACTGGTACTCCTAGTTGTAGTTGTATGTCAGGCTGGACGGGCATTCTTTGTGAAACAAGCA CTGACCTCTGTGCGAGCAACCCATGTGGGATCGGAGGATCCTGTTTCACAACTGCTGATACTCTTTATTGCGGTTGTTTTTCTGGGTGGACGGGCACctattgtgaaatcaacg ACGCTGGAATTGGTTGTAGAAGCGACGTTTGTCAAAATGGCGGCACTTGTTATGACGTAGGTGAGAATAGTGGTACGTACTGCGTCTGCCCTTGGATGTACACAGGTGGATTCTGCGAAATGG CTACCAATGCTGACATTTATTGTTCTAGCGGCCCATGTGAGAATGGTGGTACCTGCATTCCCGATGAAGACTCGGGTTATTTATGTGCATGTTCAGCTGGGTTTACGGGGAACCTGTGCCGAGAAAGCA GCGATGGTGAAGGCTGCAGTAGTAGCGTTTGTGAGAATGGTGGCACGTGCTACTTCATTGGTGCAGAGGATAATACATACTGTCTCTGCCCGTGGTTATATACTGGCGATGCCTGTGAAACTA CCATTGAAATGTACAACTGTGACACCAACAATCCTTGTGACAATGGAGGATCATGCTACCCGACGGGCGCCACCTACGTCTGTGTCTGTACACAAGAATGGACAGGCGACGACTGCCAAGTTAACT ACGACACTATAACATGTGCAATGTCGCCACCTTGTGGTCCAGATGGGAATGGTGCTTGTGAGGTAACCAATGGAGCAACTCAATGTATGTGTTATAATGGATGGGCGGGAGCAGACTGTGAAACCGAGGTGGTGTCTGGTGGGACTACTGGCGAGTCGTCAAGCATTC cAATCATTGCAGGTGCTGCAGGAGGATTCATAGTTCTTCTTCTGATAGTTGGTTTTATCGTCTGCTGTGTAGTGTCATCAAGAAATAAACAGCGCAG AAATGCAGCCGCTGGGCCTCATCCCTACCCAATGAACGTACAACTAGGACCACAAGGCCCGCCAAAGTTCATTGACTCAAACCCACCGCCATATAATGGTTATGTGGCACCCCCTGATTCTGTGTATTATTCATCTGCAAACCCCCCTGAGTATCAAGTATCATTAGCTCCTgtttcaaaatcacaagggcGTCCAGGCCATACGGCCCCGAAACAAGCAGCAAACATGGCCCCGAAACAACCATCCAGTATGGCCCCGAAACAACCATCCAATATGGCCCCGAAACAACCATCCAATATGGCCCCCAAACAACCAGCCAATATGGCCCCAAAACAACCATCCAATATGGCCCAGAAACAACCATCCAATATGGCTCCGAAACAACCATCCAAAATGGCCCCGAAACCGGCAGCCATTGCGAGGTCTCCAAAGGAAGGATACGCATATGACAATAATATCTACGAAGAGATTCCCGAACCTGCTGCAATGGAGGACGGCGAGGCTTACTTGGTGCCCTCCGCTCAAGACGTCAACCAGAACAAAAATAGTCGTGAATACATGGAGGTCATTTCCTAG
- the LOC139938901 gene encoding uncharacterized protein isoform X3: MEIRNVSDCVSSVCQNGGTCYNVGTSVDDEFCDCEWPFIGQFCEETVSDCASSVCLNGGTCYNIGTSVDEEFCDCEWPFSGEFCETSISGVDCLSTVCQNGGSCHNIGMSIPNEICYCPLPFTGEFCETSIDVCAGNPCGNGGSCTASRPSADTFYCSCFSGWTGIFCEINVVDVCASYLCQNGGICFTTATGTPSCSCMSGWTGILCETSTDLCASNPCGIGGSCFTTADTLYCGCFSGWTGTYCEINDAGIGCRSDVCQNGGTCYDVGENSGTYCVCPWMYTGGFCEMATNADIYCSSGPCENGGTCIPDEDSGYLCACSAGFTGNLCRESSDGEGCSSSVCENGGTCYFIGAEDNTYCLCPWLYTGDACETTIEMYNCDTNNPCDNGGSCYPTGATYVCVCTQEWTGDDCQVNYDTITCAMSPPCGPDGNGACEVTNGATQCMCYNGWAGADCETEVVSGGTTGESSSIPIIAGAAGGFIVLLLIVGFIVCCVVSSRNKQRRNAAAGPHPYPMNVQLGPQGPPKFIDSNPPPYNGYVAPPDSVYYSSANPPEYQVSLAPVSKSQGRPGHTAPKQAANMAPKQPSSMAPKQPSNMAPKQPSNMAPKQPANMAPKQPSNMAQKQPSNMAPKQPSKMAPKPAAIARSPKEGYAYDNNIYEEIPEPAAMEDGEAYLVPSAQDVNQNKNSREYMEVIS, encoded by the exons ATGGAAATACGCAATG TTTCTGATTGCGTAAGTTCTGTATGTCAGAATGGTGGCACATGCTACAACGTTGGGACGTCCGTTGATGATGAATTTTGTGACTGTGAGTGGCCGTTCATTGGTCAATTTTGCGAAGAAACAG TTTCTGATTGCGCAAGTTCTGTATGTTTGAATGGTGGAACATGCTACAACATTGGAACGTCCGTTGATGAGGAATTTTGTGACTGTGAGTGGCCGTTTAGTGGAGAATTCTGCGAAACATCGA TTTCTGGGGTCGACTGCCTAAGCACTGTGTGTCAGAATGGTGGAAGTTGCCACAACATTGGCATGTCTATTCCTAATGAAATTTGTTATTGCCCGTTGCCGTTCACCGGAGAATTCTGCGAAACATCGA TTGATGTCTGTGCAGGCAACCCATGTGGGAACGGAGGATCTTGTACCGCAAGTAGGCCTAGTGCTGATACTTTTTATTGCAGTTGTTTTTCTGGCTGGACGGgcattttttgtgaaatcaacg TTGTTGACGTCTGTGCAAGCTACCTGTGTCAGAACGGAGGAATCTGTTTCACAACAGCTACTGGTACTCCTAGTTGTAGTTGTATGTCAGGCTGGACGGGCATTCTTTGTGAAACAAGCA CTGACCTCTGTGCGAGCAACCCATGTGGGATCGGAGGATCCTGTTTCACAACTGCTGATACTCTTTATTGCGGTTGTTTTTCTGGGTGGACGGGCACctattgtgaaatcaacg ACGCTGGAATTGGTTGTAGAAGCGACGTTTGTCAAAATGGCGGCACTTGTTATGACGTAGGTGAGAATAGTGGTACGTACTGCGTCTGCCCTTGGATGTACACAGGTGGATTCTGCGAAATGG CTACCAATGCTGACATTTATTGTTCTAGCGGCCCATGTGAGAATGGTGGTACCTGCATTCCCGATGAAGACTCGGGTTATTTATGTGCATGTTCAGCTGGGTTTACGGGGAACCTGTGCCGAGAAAGCA GCGATGGTGAAGGCTGCAGTAGTAGCGTTTGTGAGAATGGTGGCACGTGCTACTTCATTGGTGCAGAGGATAATACATACTGTCTCTGCCCGTGGTTATATACTGGCGATGCCTGTGAAACTA CCATTGAAATGTACAACTGTGACACCAACAATCCTTGTGACAATGGAGGATCATGCTACCCGACGGGCGCCACCTACGTCTGTGTCTGTACACAAGAATGGACAGGCGACGACTGCCAAGTTAACT ACGACACTATAACATGTGCAATGTCGCCACCTTGTGGTCCAGATGGGAATGGTGCTTGTGAGGTAACCAATGGAGCAACTCAATGTATGTGTTATAATGGATGGGCGGGAGCAGACTGTGAAACCGAGGTGGTGTCTGGTGGGACTACTGGCGAGTCGTCAAGCATTC cAATCATTGCAGGTGCTGCAGGAGGATTCATAGTTCTTCTTCTGATAGTTGGTTTTATCGTCTGCTGTGTAGTGTCATCAAGAAATAAACAGCGCAG AAATGCAGCCGCTGGGCCTCATCCCTACCCAATGAACGTACAACTAGGACCACAAGGCCCGCCAAAGTTCATTGACTCAAACCCACCGCCATATAATGGTTATGTGGCACCCCCTGATTCTGTGTATTATTCATCTGCAAACCCCCCTGAGTATCAAGTATCATTAGCTCCTgtttcaaaatcacaagggcGTCCAGGCCATACGGCCCCGAAACAAGCAGCAAACATGGCCCCGAAACAACCATCCAGTATGGCCCCGAAACAACCATCCAATATGGCCCCGAAACAACCATCCAATATGGCCCCCAAACAACCAGCCAATATGGCCCCAAAACAACCATCCAATATGGCCCAGAAACAACCATCCAATATGGCTCCGAAACAACCATCCAAAATGGCCCCGAAACCGGCAGCCATTGCGAGGTCTCCAAAGGAAGGATACGCATATGACAATAATATCTACGAAGAGATTCCCGAACCTGCTGCAATGGAGGACGGCGAGGCTTACTTGGTGCCCTCCGCTCAAGACGTCAACCAGAACAAAAATAGTCGTGAATACATGGAGGTCATTTCCTAG